Proteins from one Streptomyces genisteinicus genomic window:
- a CDS encoding ABC transporter substrate-binding protein: protein MTLPQRSRTFAVACALAAATALAVSGCAKSETSDSAGGDSSQAAQAAETPAASSGDGCTLETYGAPKLDLKNAVVGFSQSEKEANPFRIAETQSIKDEAAKLGVKKLLTTNAQSQLSKQISDIQDMLSQGAQFLIVAPLNSDGLEPAFQAAAAKKVPVLTIDRKVNATACKDYLAFLGSDFVEQGKRAADAMIKATEGKGKVAILLGSSGNSVTTDRTKGFVDQVKAQAPGLEIVAQQTGEFARDKGQQVMEQLIQSKPDITAVYAENDEMALGAVTALKAAGKKPGQDIKIVSIDGTRNAVQALVNGELNAVIESNPRFGPLAFATAQKFYSGESIPEDVIISDRAYDEANAEASLGGAY from the coding sequence ATGACCCTTCCGCAGAGATCACGCACGTTCGCCGTCGCCTGCGCCCTGGCCGCCGCCACCGCGCTGGCCGTCTCCGGCTGCGCCAAGTCGGAGACCTCGGACAGCGCGGGCGGCGACAGCAGCCAGGCCGCCCAGGCGGCCGAGACCCCGGCGGCGTCCTCGGGCGACGGCTGCACCCTCGAGACCTACGGCGCGCCGAAGCTCGACCTGAAGAACGCCGTCGTCGGCTTCTCCCAGTCGGAGAAGGAGGCCAACCCGTTCCGGATCGCCGAGACCCAGTCCATCAAGGACGAGGCCGCCAAGCTCGGTGTGAAGAAGCTGCTGACCACCAACGCCCAGTCCCAGCTGTCGAAGCAGATCAGCGACATCCAGGACATGCTCTCCCAGGGCGCGCAGTTCCTGATCGTCGCGCCGCTCAACTCGGACGGCCTGGAGCCCGCGTTCCAGGCGGCCGCTGCCAAGAAGGTGCCGGTCCTCACCATCGACCGCAAGGTCAACGCCACCGCCTGCAAGGACTATCTCGCCTTCCTCGGCTCCGACTTCGTGGAGCAGGGCAAGCGCGCGGCCGACGCGATGATCAAGGCCACCGAGGGCAAGGGCAAGGTCGCCATCCTCCTCGGCTCCTCGGGCAACAGCGTGACGACCGACCGGACCAAGGGCTTCGTCGACCAGGTGAAGGCCCAGGCCCCCGGGCTGGAGATCGTCGCCCAGCAGACCGGCGAGTTCGCCCGCGACAAGGGCCAGCAGGTCATGGAGCAGCTCATCCAGTCCAAGCCGGACATCACCGCCGTCTACGCCGAGAACGACGAGATGGCGCTGGGCGCGGTCACCGCGCTGAAGGCGGCGGGCAAGAAGCCCGGCCAGGACATCAAGATCGTCTCCATCGACGGCACCCGCAACGCCGTCCAGGCCCTGGTGAACGGCGAGCTCAACGCCGTCATCGAGTCCAACCCGCGGTTCGGCCCGCTCGCCTTCGCCACGGCCCAGAAGTTCTACTCGGGCGAGAGCATCCCGGAGGACGTCATCATCTCGGACCGCGCCTACGACGAGGCCAACGCCGAGGCGTCCCTCGGCGGAGCCTACTGA
- a CDS encoding ABC transporter permease, whose protein sequence is MTTQATAPAAQARPASRPSLPAWLQEYGVYAAVAALLLFNAVFTDHFLTTDNLRTQLIQVAPIVIVALGMALVIGTEGVDLSVGSAMALAAALLPLYLGYGLVPALLVALLAGAVVGAVNGALVSVVGLQPIVATLALFVGGRGIALVMADGQLKQIVNPDLLALGTGSVLGVPLVVVIAAALALAVAFLVHRTTFGRQIVAIGGNRSAAALAGLPVKRVLTGVYVLCGVLAALAGILATARLTASDPSSLGNLMELSAITAVVVGGTPLSGGSVRVLGTVAGALLMQLLRATLVKHDLPDSTAQMAQAAIIIAAVYVARERRSR, encoded by the coding sequence ATGACCACCCAGGCGACCGCGCCCGCGGCGCAGGCACGGCCGGCGTCGCGCCCGAGCCTCCCCGCGTGGCTCCAGGAGTACGGCGTCTACGCGGCGGTCGCCGCGCTGCTGCTCTTCAACGCGGTCTTCACCGACCACTTCCTCACCACCGACAACCTCCGCACCCAGCTCATCCAGGTCGCCCCCATCGTCATCGTGGCGCTGGGCATGGCCCTGGTCATCGGCACCGAGGGAGTGGACCTGTCGGTCGGCTCCGCCATGGCCCTGGCCGCGGCGCTGCTGCCGCTCTACCTCGGCTACGGGCTGGTCCCGGCCCTGCTCGTCGCGCTGCTGGCGGGCGCCGTGGTCGGCGCGGTGAACGGCGCCCTGGTGTCCGTCGTCGGACTGCAACCCATCGTCGCCACCCTCGCGCTGTTCGTCGGCGGGCGCGGCATCGCCCTCGTCATGGCGGACGGCCAGCTCAAGCAGATCGTCAACCCCGACCTGCTCGCCCTCGGCACCGGCAGCGTCCTCGGCGTCCCGCTCGTGGTGGTGATCGCCGCGGCGCTCGCGCTCGCGGTGGCCTTCCTCGTGCACCGGACCACCTTCGGCCGCCAGATCGTCGCCATCGGCGGCAACCGGTCGGCGGCGGCCCTGGCCGGACTGCCCGTCAAGCGCGTCCTGACCGGTGTCTACGTCCTGTGCGGTGTGCTGGCCGCGCTGGCGGGCATCCTCGCCACCGCCCGGCTCACCGCCAGCGACCCCTCGTCCCTGGGCAATCTGATGGAGCTCTCCGCGATCACCGCCGTGGTCGTGGGCGGGACCCCGCTCAGCGGGGGCTCGGTGCGGGTGCTGGGCACCGTCGCCGGAGCGCTGCTGATGCAGCTTCTGCGGGCGACGCTCGTCAAGCACGACCTGCCCGACTCCACCGCCCAGATGGCCCAGGCCGCCATCATCATCGCCGCCGTCTACGTCGCACGGGAGCGCCGATCCCGATGA
- a CDS encoding sugar ABC transporter ATP-binding protein → MAPPEAAASAASGTQPQAAPTVLEARGVGKRFPGVVALDDVSFSLRAGETHALVGENGAGKSTLIKVLTGVYRPDGGELLLAGEPVSFARPFEAQQAGISTIYQEVNLVPLMSVARNIFLGREPRTRLGLIDFTRMHREAAALLDGFGVTVDPRRPLHTLGIGTQQMVALARAVSVKAQVVIMDEPTSSLEPREVETLFRVIGDLRRKNIAVVYVSHRMDELYRVCERVTVLRDGKHIHTGDLADLDRVQLVSMMLGREIAEVRRHGVTSFGEEGHDIARTPVLTAAGLSRRHQLDGVSLALHPGEVLGLGGLLGSGRSETARALAGALPLDSGEIAVGGAPVGRLTPAGAIRAGISLLPEDRKADGIVPGLSVRENIVLAAMPRLSRAGIVSRARQDRVVDIFMKRLRIKASSPEQKVGELSGGNQQKVLLARWLCLEPKVLLLDEPTRGIDVGAKAEVQALIDELAQEGLAVLLISSDIEELVEGADRIVVLRNGATAGELTGGQVGEQSLLAALADHSPAAPPPDGTNAPAPADAREDAAPPGTPGPRHATAPPGTPGASGDPGGTPHAGADAVGGTAAAPDAHTPAGSAAGEEDPR, encoded by the coding sequence ATGGCACCCCCCGAAGCGGCAGCGTCCGCGGCGAGCGGCACCCAGCCGCAGGCCGCGCCGACGGTGCTGGAGGCCCGCGGCGTCGGCAAACGCTTCCCCGGCGTGGTCGCGCTCGACGACGTCTCGTTCTCCCTGCGCGCGGGCGAGACCCACGCGCTCGTCGGCGAGAACGGCGCGGGCAAGTCGACCCTCATCAAGGTTCTCACCGGCGTCTACCGCCCGGACGGCGGCGAGTTGCTGCTGGCGGGCGAGCCGGTGTCCTTCGCCCGTCCCTTCGAGGCCCAGCAGGCGGGCATCTCCACGATCTACCAGGAGGTGAACCTGGTCCCGCTGATGAGCGTCGCGCGCAACATCTTCCTCGGCCGCGAGCCCAGGACCCGCCTGGGCCTGATCGACTTCACCCGCATGCACCGCGAGGCGGCCGCACTGCTGGACGGGTTCGGTGTGACCGTCGACCCGCGCAGGCCGCTGCACACCCTGGGGATCGGCACCCAGCAGATGGTCGCGCTCGCCCGCGCGGTCTCCGTCAAGGCGCAGGTCGTCATCATGGACGAGCCCACCTCGTCCCTCGAACCCCGCGAGGTCGAGACCCTGTTCCGGGTGATCGGCGACCTGCGGCGCAAGAACATCGCCGTGGTGTACGTCAGCCACCGGATGGACGAGCTCTACCGGGTCTGCGAACGGGTCACCGTGCTGCGGGACGGCAAGCACATCCACACCGGCGACCTGGCGGACCTGGACCGGGTGCAGCTCGTGTCGATGATGCTCGGCCGGGAGATCGCCGAGGTGCGCCGGCACGGTGTGACGAGCTTCGGGGAGGAGGGGCACGACATCGCGCGCACGCCCGTGCTCACCGCCGCCGGCCTCTCGCGCCGCCACCAGCTGGACGGCGTCTCCCTCGCCCTCCACCCCGGCGAAGTGCTGGGCCTCGGCGGCCTGCTGGGCTCCGGCCGCAGCGAGACCGCCCGGGCGCTGGCCGGGGCGCTGCCCCTCGACTCGGGAGAGATCGCGGTCGGCGGCGCCCCCGTCGGACGGCTCACCCCGGCCGGCGCGATCCGGGCCGGGATCAGCCTGCTGCCGGAGGACCGCAAGGCGGACGGCATCGTGCCGGGGCTGTCGGTGCGGGAGAACATCGTGCTCGCGGCGATGCCCCGGCTCTCCCGGGCGGGGATCGTCTCCCGGGCGCGGCAGGACCGGGTCGTCGACATCTTCATGAAGCGGCTGCGCATCAAGGCGTCCAGCCCGGAGCAGAAGGTCGGCGAACTCTCCGGCGGCAACCAGCAGAAGGTCCTGCTCGCCCGCTGGCTGTGCCTGGAGCCGAAGGTGCTGCTGCTCGACGAGCCCACCCGCGGCATCGACGTCGGCGCCAAGGCCGAGGTGCAGGCGCTCATCGACGAACTGGCCCAGGAGGGGCTGGCGGTCCTGCTGATCTCCTCCGACATCGAGGAGCTCGTCGAGGGCGCCGACCGGATCGTGGTGCTCCGCAACGGCGCCACGGCCGGCGAGCTGACCGGCGGGCAGGTCGGGGAGCAGTCCCTGCTCGCCGCCCTCGCCGACCACTCCCCCGCCGCGCCCCCGCCCGACGGCACGAACGCCCCCGCCCCGGCAGACGCCCGGGAGGACGCCGCGCCCCCCGGAACCCCCGGCCCCCGCCACGCCACCGCGCCCCCCGGAACCCCCGGCGCCTCCGGTGACCCCGGCGGCACCCCGCATGCCGGAGCCGACGCGGTCGGCGGCACGGCAGCCGCCCCCGACGCGCACACCCCGGCCGGATCCGCGGCCGGCGAGGAGGACCCCCGATGA
- a CDS encoding NAD(P)-dependent oxidoreductase, whose product MTVLGLGAMGGALAGALVDAGYATTVWNRSPGKADGLVARGAHGAATAEEAVRSGGPVVVCLLDHASVHEVLDPLAGDLAGRPVVNVTTTSPAQSRELAAWAAAHGVAYLDGGVMAVPAMIGHPGASVLYSGSPAVFEEHRALLERWGDASWFGEDAGLASLYDLALLAGMYVMFAGFLHGAAMVAPAGVTAAEFARRAAPWLTAMTAGFAGFAEVVDGGDYTVPGQQSLEFSDLGDILAAGAEQGVADDAVAMVQRLIGRQIDAGHGKEGFARIFESIRNPA is encoded by the coding sequence GTGACGGTTCTCGGGCTGGGCGCGATGGGCGGCGCGCTCGCCGGCGCCCTGGTCGACGCCGGGTACGCGACCACCGTCTGGAACCGCTCACCGGGGAAGGCCGACGGCCTCGTCGCGCGCGGGGCGCACGGTGCCGCCACCGCGGAGGAGGCGGTCCGGTCCGGCGGCCCGGTCGTCGTCTGCCTCCTGGACCACGCATCGGTCCACGAGGTGCTCGATCCCCTCGCCGGTGACCTGGCCGGCAGGCCGGTCGTCAACGTGACCACGACCTCCCCGGCCCAGTCCCGGGAGCTGGCCGCCTGGGCCGCCGCCCACGGCGTCGCCTACCTGGACGGCGGCGTCATGGCGGTCCCGGCGATGATCGGCCACCCGGGGGCGTCGGTGCTCTACAGCGGATCGCCCGCGGTCTTCGAGGAGCACCGGGCCCTGCTGGAACGGTGGGGCGACGCCTCCTGGTTCGGGGAGGACGCGGGGCTGGCGTCGCTGTACGACCTCGCCCTGCTCGCCGGCATGTACGTGATGTTCGCCGGCTTCCTGCACGGGGCCGCGATGGTCGCCCCGGCCGGTGTGACGGCGGCCGAGTTCGCCCGGCGCGCGGCGCCCTGGCTGACCGCGATGACCGCGGGGTTCGCGGGGTTCGCCGAGGTCGTCGACGGCGGCGACTACACCGTGCCGGGACAGCAGAGCCTGGAGTTCTCGGACCTCGGCGACATCCTCGCCGCCGGTGCGGAGCAGGGCGTGGCCGACGACGCGGTCGCCATGGTCCAGAGGCTCATCGGGCGTCAGATCGACGCCGGTCACGGGAAGGAGGGCTTCGCCCGGATCTTCGAGAGCATCCGCAACCCGGCCTGA
- a CDS encoding LamG-like jellyroll fold domain-containing protein, whose translation MTPRHTRTRSRTRLWALLTAAALVLPTSALLPTAAAAEPSAGTFASASSSERAAIEVHGLKGEYFAMSAPGARDFAELGGTSLDPQINFPGLTTTFETLTGSAEHTTARWTGSIEAPATGDYTFYGIGDNGFRLFIDGKPVIDHWVGDWDREQTSAPVRLTAGQKVDFRMEMFQDVGGANMFLRWSTPTLPKQLVPESAFTPPADFEVYPVELTVGEDGRTLRARFENAVAGVKDLAEHLTIEADTTAMPVKSVAAARGDRDSLVVTLGEPIQKNQSVRVTYDGKGGLTAGGETVPEIVRSARNTSAHRLTTSWGDKVDTRKPLPEYPRPQQVRAAWQNLNGPWEFSGAEAGEQPVFGKSLDEKIIVPFPVESQLSGIERHEDHMFYRKLVNVPGNWKIGKGNRLKLNFGAVDYRARVFVNGKQVADHTGGYNAFTADVTDALKGSGPQEIVVAVTDTGGANQPMGKQSVNPGGIFYTQSSGIWQTVWMEPVADVAVDDIVTTPDIDTSSLAVTVQSGTASAKARVEAVARDARGKVVGRISGPANKELRLPVAGQRLWSPDDPYLYDLDVKLVDGRSSDSVDSYFGMRKIAVEKVGGYPKLVLNGKPVFSLATLDQGFWPDGLYTAPSDKALAFDLEAHKKLGFNAVRKHIKVEPARWFHHADKLGLLVWQDFVSGDFRDETGQKAFVDQGREMMRQHHDAPSVIGWIVFNEGWGEWDREATGRITDQVKAADPSRVVNAHSGVNCCNSKGDSGRGDIIDHHDYNNTDPAHPDATRAAMDGEHGGFTLRTPGHMWPGTPTVIYSGVADKEALTRKYVENTETFYLEAAGAELSGSVYTQISDLENELNGLYTYDRREIKVDPARVRDINRKVIAAGAAAGDRDAVKGGGSWTLDEGQGTTAKDSGPNALPLHLGEGTTWAPGVSGSGLAFDGKGAFAQTEGPVLDTTGDYSVAAWVKLDSVPSNYATALSQDGRRQENPFYLQYGQGAFAFSTPGAHRARVETTPETGRWYHLVGVREGGEIRLYLDGKLAATAEAGPADVSTGPLAVGRAKWGGNDVDFWHGAVDQVHAYDTALTAEEVGTLHDREQP comes from the coding sequence ATGACACCACGACACACCCGCACCCGCTCCCGCACGAGACTGTGGGCGCTGCTGACCGCGGCCGCCCTGGTGCTGCCCACGAGCGCCCTGCTGCCCACCGCCGCGGCCGCCGAGCCGTCCGCCGGCACCTTCGCGTCCGCGTCCTCCTCCGAGAGGGCCGCCATCGAGGTGCACGGCCTCAAGGGCGAGTACTTCGCCATGTCCGCGCCCGGAGCCCGTGACTTCGCCGAGCTCGGCGGCACCTCGCTCGACCCGCAGATCAACTTCCCCGGTCTCACCACCACCTTCGAGACGCTGACCGGCTCGGCCGAGCACACCACCGCGCGCTGGACGGGCAGCATCGAGGCCCCGGCCACCGGCGACTACACCTTCTACGGCATCGGCGACAACGGCTTCCGCCTCTTCATCGACGGCAAGCCCGTCATCGACCACTGGGTGGGGGACTGGGACCGGGAACAGACCAGTGCGCCGGTACGGCTGACGGCGGGCCAGAAGGTCGACTTCCGGATGGAGATGTTCCAGGACGTCGGCGGCGCCAACATGTTCCTGCGCTGGTCCACGCCCACGCTTCCGAAGCAGCTCGTGCCGGAGTCCGCGTTCACGCCGCCCGCCGACTTCGAGGTCTACCCCGTCGAGCTGACCGTCGGCGAGGACGGCCGCACCCTGCGGGCGCGGTTCGAGAACGCGGTGGCCGGCGTCAAGGACCTGGCCGAGCACCTGACGATCGAGGCCGACACCACGGCCATGCCGGTGAAGTCCGTGGCCGCCGCCCGCGGCGACCGCGACTCCCTGGTGGTCACCCTCGGCGAGCCGATCCAGAAGAACCAGTCCGTCCGCGTGACCTACGACGGCAAGGGCGGCCTCACCGCCGGCGGCGAGACGGTGCCCGAGATCGTCCGCTCGGCCCGCAACACCTCGGCCCACCGCCTCACCACCTCCTGGGGCGACAAGGTCGACACCAGGAAGCCGCTCCCCGAGTACCCCCGGCCGCAGCAGGTGCGCGCCGCCTGGCAGAACCTCAACGGCCCCTGGGAGTTCAGCGGCGCCGAGGCGGGCGAGCAGCCCGTCTTCGGCAAGAGCCTCGACGAGAAGATCATCGTGCCGTTCCCGGTCGAGTCCCAGCTCTCCGGGATCGAGCGGCACGAGGACCACATGTTCTACCGCAAGCTGGTGAACGTCCCCGGGAACTGGAAGATCGGCAAGGGCAACCGCCTCAAGCTCAACTTCGGCGCCGTCGACTACCGGGCCCGCGTCTTCGTCAACGGCAAGCAGGTCGCCGACCACACCGGCGGCTACAACGCCTTCACCGCCGACGTCACCGACGCCCTCAAGGGCAGCGGACCCCAGGAGATCGTCGTCGCCGTCACCGACACCGGCGGCGCCAACCAGCCCATGGGCAAGCAGTCCGTCAACCCCGGCGGAATCTTCTACACCCAGTCCTCCGGCATCTGGCAGACCGTCTGGATGGAGCCGGTCGCCGACGTCGCCGTCGACGACATCGTCACCACACCGGACATCGACACCAGCAGCCTCGCGGTGACCGTCCAGTCCGGCACCGCGTCCGCGAAGGCCCGTGTCGAAGCCGTCGCACGCGACGCCAGGGGCAAGGTCGTCGGCCGGATCAGCGGCCCCGCCAACAAGGAGCTGCGCCTGCCCGTGGCCGGCCAGCGCCTGTGGAGCCCGGACGACCCGTACCTCTACGACCTCGACGTGAAGCTCGTCGACGGCAGGTCCTCCGACAGCGTCGACAGCTACTTCGGCATGCGCAAGATCGCCGTCGAGAAGGTCGGCGGCTACCCGAAGCTGGTCCTCAACGGCAAGCCGGTCTTCTCCCTCGCCACCCTGGACCAGGGCTTCTGGCCCGACGGCCTCTACACCGCGCCGAGCGACAAGGCCCTCGCCTTCGACCTCGAAGCCCACAAGAAGCTCGGCTTCAACGCCGTCCGCAAGCACATCAAGGTCGAGCCGGCCCGCTGGTTCCACCACGCCGACAAGCTCGGACTGCTGGTCTGGCAGGACTTCGTCTCCGGCGACTTCCGCGACGAGACCGGACAGAAGGCCTTCGTCGACCAGGGCCGCGAGATGATGCGCCAGCACCACGACGCGCCGTCCGTCATCGGCTGGATCGTCTTCAACGAGGGCTGGGGCGAGTGGGACCGCGAGGCCACCGGCCGGATCACCGACCAGGTCAAGGCCGCCGACCCGTCCCGTGTCGTCAACGCCCACAGCGGCGTCAACTGCTGCAACTCGAAGGGTGACTCGGGCCGCGGCGACATCATCGACCACCACGACTACAACAACACCGACCCGGCCCACCCGGACGCCACCCGTGCGGCCATGGACGGCGAGCACGGCGGATTCACCCTGCGCACCCCCGGCCACATGTGGCCCGGCACGCCGACCGTGATCTACAGCGGCGTCGCCGACAAGGAGGCGCTGACCCGCAAGTACGTCGAGAACACCGAGACGTTCTACCTGGAAGCCGCCGGGGCCGAACTCTCCGGATCGGTCTACACCCAGATCTCCGACCTGGAGAACGAACTCAACGGTCTGTACACCTACGACCGCCGCGAGATCAAGGTCGACCCCGCACGGGTCCGCGACATCAACCGCAAGGTCATCGCCGCCGGCGCGGCCGCCGGTGACCGCGACGCGGTGAAGGGCGGCGGCTCCTGGACCCTCGACGAGGGACAGGGCACCACCGCGAAGGACTCGGGCCCGAACGCCCTTCCCCTGCACCTCGGCGAAGGCACCACCTGGGCGCCCGGTGTCAGCGGCAGCGGCCTGGCGTTCGACGGCAAGGGCGCGTTCGCCCAGACCGAGGGCCCCGTCCTCGACACCACCGGCGACTACTCCGTCGCCGCCTGGGTGAAGCTCGACTCGGTGCCGTCCAACTACGCGACCGCGCTCAGCCAGGACGGACGCCGCCAGGAGAACCCCTTCTACCTCCAGTACGGCCAGGGCGCCTTCGCCTTCAGCACCCCCGGTGCCCACCGCGCACGCGTCGAGACCACGCCCGAGACCGGCCGCTGGTACCACCTCGTGGGCGTCCGGGAGGGCGGCGAGATCCGCCTCTACCTCGACGGGAAGCTCGCCGCGACCGCCGAGGCCGGGCCCGCCGACGTGAGCACCGGACCGCTGGCGGTGGGACGCGCCAAGTGGGGCGGGAACGACGTCGACTTCTGGCACGGCGCCGTCGACCAGGTCCACGCCTACGACACGGCGCTCACCGCGGAGGAGGTGGGCACGCTCCACGACCGCGAACAGCCGTAG
- a CDS encoding HSP90 family protein produces the protein MTLHTPDTAGDPAVNSFQVDLRGLVDLLSHHLYSSPRVYVRELLQNAVDAVTARRAHDAAAPATIRLSATGDAVVVEDSGIGLTADEVHTLLATIGRSSKRDSLESARAEFLGQFGIGLLACFVVARQIRVVTRSARRPDEPPVEWLANDDGSYTVRTLPDEARPEPGTTVRLEPRPGAEEWTAPGRVAQLATDYGSLLPYDVTFSSPGVTGRPLTERPAVWDRAHPTPSARRVALAGHCARQFGFTPLDSIDLDLPVAGVRGVAYVLPEATSPASRAAHRVYLKGMLLTDRADNLLPDWAFFVRVVLDTDTLRPTASRENLYDDETLAAVREALGARIRDWLAELAAGDPDRLAAFLGVHHLGVKSMARHDPDLLALMLPWLPFETSDGRTTLADFVRAHPHVHFTRTVEEFRQVSPIAAAHGLGVVNGGYTYDADLIALLPQIRDGVTVGELDAGAVTAHLDPVDPAQELALAHFLATARARLDALGCDVALRAFQPVTVPALFLDDREARHERDRATAEESADSLWTDILGALRGTAPRARLVLNHNNPLVRRIAAVADPGLAGTAVESLYGQALLMSQRPLRPSDASLLNRAFLGLLEWATHATAPARAATEEDDK, from the coding sequence ATGACCTTGCACACGCCCGACACCGCCGGCGACCCGGCGGTGAACTCCTTCCAGGTGGACCTGCGCGGTCTCGTCGACCTGCTCTCCCACCACCTCTACTCCAGCCCCCGCGTCTACGTCCGCGAGCTCCTGCAGAACGCCGTCGACGCCGTCACCGCCCGCCGCGCCCACGACGCCGCCGCACCCGCGACGATCCGGCTGAGCGCCACCGGCGACGCGGTCGTCGTCGAGGACAGCGGCATCGGCCTGACGGCCGACGAGGTGCACACCCTGCTCGCCACCATCGGCCGCAGCTCCAAGCGCGACTCGCTGGAGAGCGCCCGGGCCGAATTCCTCGGACAGTTCGGCATCGGCCTGCTCGCCTGCTTCGTCGTCGCACGCCAGATCCGCGTCGTGACCCGCTCCGCCCGCCGGCCGGACGAGCCGCCCGTCGAGTGGCTGGCGAACGACGACGGCTCCTACACGGTGCGCACCCTGCCCGACGAGGCGCGCCCCGAACCGGGCACCACCGTCCGCCTGGAGCCGCGCCCCGGCGCCGAGGAGTGGACCGCCCCGGGCCGGGTGGCCCAGCTCGCCACCGACTACGGCTCCCTGCTGCCCTACGACGTCACCTTCAGCAGCCCCGGTGTCACCGGCCGGCCGCTGACCGAGCGGCCGGCGGTCTGGGACCGCGCACACCCGACGCCCTCCGCCCGCCGGGTCGCCCTCGCCGGGCACTGCGCCCGCCAGTTCGGCTTCACGCCGCTCGACTCCATCGACCTCGACCTGCCCGTCGCCGGCGTCCGCGGAGTCGCGTACGTCCTGCCCGAGGCCACCAGCCCCGCGAGCCGCGCCGCCCACCGCGTCTACCTCAAGGGCATGCTGCTCACGGACCGCGCGGACAACCTGCTGCCCGACTGGGCCTTCTTCGTCCGCGTCGTCCTCGACACCGACACCCTGCGCCCCACCGCCTCCCGCGAGAACCTCTACGACGACGAGACCCTCGCCGCCGTGCGCGAGGCGCTCGGCGCCCGCATCCGGGACTGGCTCGCCGAGCTCGCGGCCGGCGACCCGGACCGGCTCGCCGCCTTCCTCGGCGTCCACCACCTCGGCGTCAAGTCCATGGCCCGGCACGACCCGGACCTGCTGGCCCTGATGCTGCCCTGGCTGCCGTTCGAGACCAGCGACGGCCGCACCACCCTCGCCGACTTTGTCCGGGCCCACCCGCACGTCCACTTCACCCGCACCGTCGAGGAGTTCCGGCAGGTCTCCCCGATCGCCGCCGCCCACGGTCTCGGCGTCGTGAACGGCGGATACACCTACGACGCCGACCTGATCGCCCTGCTGCCGCAGATCCGCGACGGCGTCACGGTCGGCGAACTCGACGCGGGCGCCGTCACCGCCCACCTCGACCCGGTCGACCCCGCCCAGGAACTGGCACTCGCCCACTTCCTCGCGACGGCCCGCGCCCGGCTCGACGCCCTCGGCTGCGACGTCGCCCTGCGCGCCTTCCAGCCCGTCACCGTGCCCGCGCTCTTCCTCGACGACCGCGAAGCCCGGCACGAACGCGACCGCGCGACCGCCGAGGAGAGCGCCGACAGCCTCTGGACCGACATCCTCGGCGCCCTGCGCGGCACCGCGCCCCGCGCCCGGCTGGTGCTCAACCACAACAACCCGCTCGTCCGCCGGATCGCGGCCGTCGCCGATCCCGGACTCGCCGGCACCGCCGTCGAGTCCCTGTACGGCCAGGCGCTGCTGATGTCCCAGCGCCCGCTGCGCCCCTCGGACGCATCCCTGCTCAACCGGGCCTTCCTCGGGCTCCTGGAATGGGCCACCCACGCCACCGCCCCCGCCCGGGCCGCCACCGAGGAGGACGACAAGTGA
- a CDS encoding discoidin domain-containing protein, giving the protein MGSAGRGPEAPRLVDDLANVARSGYPAATATYTFALDSPARAVDGQDLHIDTPSSRWTNYGSPNPTDRLAVDLGAAVPVSDIRISFYDDGGGVRTPDAYTLDYRTGDGRWLELPGQRRTPAVPRRGVLNRILLDAPVTTDGLRLTPVRDGGGGVGVSAWQAWRAEDPRLGVAVLTGEDGTVAVAPGQPVEVTTTVTTTAAVTVRPELLAPRGWSVAERRTAGTRHVRAGAVLRTRWTVTAPTGLPGDAVEPLRLLVHSRLDDGTPRTTGDIVPTRVE; this is encoded by the coding sequence GTGGGAAGCGCCGGGCGCGGCCCCGAGGCGCCGCGCCTCGTCGACGACCTCGCGAACGTCGCGCGCAGTGGCTACCCGGCCGCGACCGCCACCTACACCTTCGCCCTCGACAGTCCCGCCAGGGCCGTCGACGGACAGGACCTCCACATCGACACGCCGTCCTCGCGCTGGACGAACTACGGGAGCCCGAACCCCACCGACCGGCTCGCCGTCGATCTGGGGGCGGCGGTACCTGTGTCGGACATCCGGATCTCCTTCTACGACGACGGCGGCGGCGTCCGCACCCCCGACGCGTACACGCTCGACTACCGCACCGGCGACGGCCGCTGGCTCGAACTGCCCGGGCAGCGCCGTACTCCGGCGGTCCCCCGGCGCGGCGTCCTCAACCGGATCCTGCTGGACGCGCCGGTGACGACCGACGGCCTGCGCCTGACCCCGGTGCGCGACGGAGGAGGCGGCGTCGGGGTCAGCGCGTGGCAGGCGTGGCGGGCCGAGGACCCGCGGCTCGGCGTCGCCGTGCTGACGGGGGAGGACGGCACGGTCGCCGTCGCCCCCGGGCAGCCGGTGGAGGTGACCACGACGGTGACCACGACCGCGGCCGTCACCGTGCGCCCGGAACTCCTGGCGCCCCGCGGATGGAGCGTCGCCGAGCGCCGGACGGCCGGCACCCGGCACGTCCGGGCGGGTGCGGTGCTCCGCACCCGCTGGACGGTGACGGCCCCGACCGGTCTTCCGGGCGACGCCGTGGAACCCCTGCGTCTGCTCGTCCACTCCCGGCTCGACGACGGCACACCCCGGACCACGGGCGACATCGTGCCCACCCGGGTGGAGTGA